In a genomic window of Chryseobacterium sp. G0162:
- a CDS encoding DUF2268 domain-containing putative Zn-dependent protease (predicted Zn-dependent protease with a strongly conserved HExxH motif) yields MFVIISCSTRNSSSIVNKKFDYSRLEKVSDSVKVENVVIKNLFKHQLLAHKNQQYDSARIVKNVYLPHKKLWDSCYGVIFGDENAQLFNNPKGMIAWNKTLYEKNKQEFEEKANIILNIDLQKHFQETLIRFNKLVPYQPKATISLIFTPITGISFGGCNAEQFALELNDKNVDIPYTLEKGLPHELNHLVYEHFRNADNNGGSALSQTIDEGFACYFTYVFFAHKIKKYEAVENMTKENWNWYLNNEKEIFTKLKPYFSDTSGNNPLLRNDKLKLFPDAPKSMNYWLGFRIIEKYVDKNGPDSWKDVYHLSAKDLLEKSGYEKYIEGL; encoded by the coding sequence ATGTTTGTCATAATTTCTTGTTCTACAAGAAATTCATCCTCTATTGTTAATAAAAAATTTGATTATAGCAGATTAGAAAAAGTTTCCGATAGTGTGAAAGTTGAGAATGTTGTCATTAAAAACTTATTTAAGCATCAGCTTCTTGCCCATAAAAACCAACAATACGACTCTGCAAGGATTGTAAAAAATGTTTATTTACCTCATAAAAAATTATGGGACAGCTGCTATGGTGTTATTTTCGGAGATGAAAATGCCCAGCTTTTCAACAACCCTAAAGGCATGATTGCCTGGAACAAAACTTTATATGAAAAAAATAAGCAGGAGTTCGAAGAAAAAGCCAATATTATTTTGAATATTGATCTCCAAAAACATTTTCAGGAAACCCTTATCAGATTCAACAAACTGGTTCCTTATCAGCCTAAAGCTACAATCAGTTTAATTTTCACACCCATCACAGGAATTTCATTTGGGGGATGCAATGCAGAACAATTTGCATTAGAACTTAATGATAAAAATGTAGATATACCCTACACGCTTGAAAAAGGGCTTCCCCATGAATTAAATCATCTCGTTTATGAACATTTCAGAAACGCTGACAACAATGGAGGATCTGCGTTGAGCCAGACCATAGATGAGGGCTTTGCCTGCTACTTCACCTACGTTTTCTTTGCCCATAAAATAAAAAAATATGAAGCAGTGGAAAACATGACAAAGGAGAACTGGAACTGGTACCTCAACAACGAAAAAGAAATATTTACAAAATTAAAGCCTTATTTCTCTGATACTTCAGGAAATAATCCATTATTAAGAAATGATAAGCTTAAACTATTTCCGGATGCTCCAAAATCTATGAACTATTGGCTGGGATTCCGGATCATCGAAAAATATGTTGACAAAAACGGTCCGGATTCTTGGAAGGATGTCTATCATTTAAGTGCTAAAGATCTTTTGGAAAAAAGCGGTTACGAAAAATATATAGAAGGATTATAA
- a CDS encoding alpha/beta fold hydrolase, protein MEKYAVSSDNQKIHYKESGNGNTAIILIHGWLGNTEWWDEQQKFLAPNYHIIQMDLAGHGKSDSARENWNSSRYADDIKAVADAVEAREIILVGHSMSGAYVLEASLKIPKVKALVLIDTLKDLDESFTAEQVEEILSMYRSDFKYAVENILPQYLFAEQTPPAVKERLQQEFLQNEPEKAINVLKPLYTTDFRNIAKQVQIPVIAINSDASPTHVENNRKYLKNYNYVTITGVGHYPMLEKPGEFNIILDEVLKKLI, encoded by the coding sequence ATGGAAAAATATGCAGTTTCTTCAGATAACCAAAAAATTCATTACAAGGAATCCGGAAACGGGAATACAGCCATAATTCTAATTCATGGCTGGCTTGGAAATACTGAATGGTGGGATGAGCAACAGAAATTTTTAGCTCCCAATTATCATATTATACAAATGGATCTTGCCGGACACGGAAAATCTGATTCTGCCAGAGAAAACTGGAACAGTTCTCGATATGCTGATGATATAAAAGCAGTAGCTGATGCTGTAGAAGCTCGGGAAATTATCCTTGTTGGGCATTCCATGAGTGGTGCTTATGTGCTTGAAGCTTCTTTAAAGATTCCAAAAGTTAAAGCTTTGGTTTTGATAGATACTTTAAAAGATCTGGATGAATCTTTTACCGCAGAACAGGTAGAAGAAATACTATCCATGTATCGTTCCGATTTTAAATATGCTGTAGAAAACATTCTTCCTCAATATCTTTTTGCAGAACAAACACCTCCTGCTGTAAAGGAAAGATTACAGCAAGAGTTTCTTCAAAATGAACCGGAAAAAGCAATCAATGTACTGAAACCTTTATACACAACTGATTTCAGAAATATTGCAAAGCAGGTTCAGATTCCTGTAATAGCTATTAATTCTGATGCATCTCCTACTCACGTTGAAAACAACCGTAAGTATTTAAAAAATTATAACTATGTAACGATTACAGGAGTGGGCCACTATCCTATGCTCGAAAAACCAGGAGAATTCAATATAATTCTTGATGAAGTATTAAAAAAGTTAATCTAA
- a CDS encoding DinB family protein, whose amino-acid sequence MSLKTLINKTVQYNNWVVNKYIDWLSTKSDEQLNQEVISSFPTILKTLHHIWQTQEYWWSHISESNDFDFAKTAAETSKEEVFNNIKNNSQKLVDYVESLSEEDLSKNVKIESQWFQCDFSKYEYIQHVVLHGTYHRGQIVTMGRNVGITDAPMTDFNFWNIYKDKI is encoded by the coding sequence ATGAGCTTAAAAACTTTAATCAACAAAACCGTACAGTACAACAATTGGGTAGTCAATAAATACATTGACTGGTTATCCACAAAATCTGATGAACAACTCAATCAAGAAGTAATTTCCAGCTTTCCAACGATTCTAAAAACCCTGCATCATATCTGGCAGACTCAGGAATACTGGTGGAGTCATATTTCTGAAAGCAACGATTTCGATTTTGCCAAAACAGCCGCTGAGACCAGTAAAGAAGAAGTTTTCAACAACATAAAAAATAACTCTCAAAAGCTGGTAGATTATGTGGAAAGCTTATCCGAAGAGGATTTATCTAAAAATGTAAAGATAGAGTCTCAATGGTTTCAATGTGACTTTTCAAAATATGAATATATCCAACATGTAGTTCTTCACGGAACTTACCACAGAGGACAAATCGTGACAATGGGCCGTAATGTAGGAATTACAGATGCTCCTATGACAGACTTTAACTTCTGGAATATTTATAAAGATAAAATATGA
- the blaCHM gene encoding CHM family subclass B1 metallo-beta-lactamase: protein MRIIKSLFIILFSFIILSCGSQHSNNFTAKEIYKSETLIITQISENAFIHTSFKQTNDFGNVPCNGLIVKNGTETIIFDTPTNDKSSEELIQWINQTLHAKINAVIPTHFHDDSLGGLQAFHNHHIPSYSYSKTIELAQQNNFVIPQNSFSDSLILKVGNEKAITKFFGEGHTKDNTVAYFPSENILFGGCLLKELEASKGYLGDANVSTWSATVEKVKKEYPNVKIVVPGHGEYGNQKLLDYTITLFKIQ from the coding sequence ATGAGAATCATTAAAAGTTTATTCATCATCTTATTTTCTTTTATCATCTTAAGTTGTGGTTCTCAACACTCCAACAACTTTACAGCAAAAGAAATTTATAAATCTGAAACCCTCATCATTACGCAGATTTCAGAAAATGCTTTTATACATACCTCTTTTAAACAAACTAATGACTTCGGGAACGTTCCCTGCAATGGGCTTATTGTAAAAAACGGTACAGAGACCATTATTTTTGATACTCCTACGAACGACAAGAGTTCCGAAGAACTGATCCAATGGATTAACCAAACACTTCATGCTAAAATCAATGCTGTTATTCCCACCCATTTTCACGATGACAGTTTAGGTGGCTTACAGGCATTTCACAATCATCATATTCCTTCGTATTCGTATTCTAAAACCATTGAATTAGCCCAACAAAATAATTTTGTGATTCCTCAAAACAGTTTTAGTGATTCCTTGATATTAAAAGTTGGGAATGAAAAAGCGATTACTAAATTCTTCGGAGAAGGACACACAAAAGATAATACCGTAGCTTATTTTCCCAGTGAAAATATTCTTTTTGGCGGCTGTCTGCTAAAAGAACTGGAAGCCAGCAAAGGATATTTGGGTGATGCCAATGTTTCTACATGGTCTGCCACTGTTGAAAAAGTAAAAAAGGAATACCCCAATGTAAAAATTGTTGTTCCGGGCCATGGTGAATATGGGAATCAGAAATTACTTGACTATACCATCACCTTATTCAAAATTCAATAA